Proteins encoded together in one Pseudomonas sp. ADAK13 window:
- a CDS encoding efflux RND transporter permease subunit: MNLSAPFVRRPIATTLMAAGLALFGALAFMLLPVAPLPEVDFPTISVSASLPGADPTTVASSVATPLERQFGQIAGVTQMTSSSSLGSARIILQFDLNRDIDGAARDVQAAINAARSNLPSDLSGNPTYRKVNPADSPILIISLTSDSATPGQMYDVASTLLEQRLLQTTGVGDVTVGGGALPAVRVELNPDRLNQYGVSLEQVRQVINASNVNLPKGNVAIGDRNYGIAANDQLLDEKDYGPLVVKARNGDLIHIADLGYVREDVQDLRNFGLSNGKPAVLLVVFKQPGANVIETVDAVKASLPFLQSSIPATIKLDLLMDRTTTIRASLHDVEVTLLVSILLVTLVTFGFFRDWRSTLVPAIVVPLSLLGTFGAMYFLGYSLNNLSLMALTISTGFVVDDAIVVVENIMRHLERGKTRVEAALAGAQEVGFTVLTISVSLVAVFIPLLLMGGIVGRLFREFSVSLSVAIVISMLISLTVTPMLASVLLRAPKEIHAGNEHPDSRFHRFYDRTLGWVIDHTVLMGFVTVLVIVLAGVLYVLVPKGFFPQEDTGRLQGSIQANQSISYGAMQKDFTEINRKVMKNPNIETVAGFVGGGGGGGGAVNSAQMFVLLKPLGERKDNATDIIGQIRRSLGAMPGTKLYLQSAQDITVGGRQSGAQYQYTLTADDQESLDEWVPKVVAVLRKLPQLTDLNTDQQDNSLLANVQINRDTAARLGVSVSAVDQTLYDAFGQRQVATLYRAANQYHVVMEIAPEYWTDPSALKGIYVPTGTQATTTKGTTAAPSLTTEQTLVPLSALADNTVARTAISISHQGTFPAVTVSFNLAPGTSIGQATALVDDAVKQLRMPASVVGQFAGTAQVFQSSVASEPLLIVAALLSVYIVLGILYENLMHPLTILSTLPSAGVGALIALLLTGTELSIIALVGVILLIGIVKKNAIMMIDFAITERREFGLTAKEAIRRACLIRFRPIMMTTLAAILGALPLVLGTGYGSELRRPLGISIIGGLLFSQVLTLYTTPVIYLWLDRASQRLGRRKEARL, from the coding sequence ATGAACCTCAGCGCGCCGTTTGTTCGCCGTCCCATTGCAACCACCTTGATGGCAGCCGGCCTCGCGTTGTTTGGCGCACTGGCTTTTATGCTGCTGCCGGTGGCGCCGCTGCCGGAGGTGGATTTCCCGACCATCAGCGTCAGCGCCTCGTTGCCCGGCGCCGACCCGACCACCGTCGCCAGTTCGGTGGCCACGCCGTTGGAACGGCAGTTCGGCCAGATTGCCGGGGTCACGCAGATGACCTCGTCCAGCAGCCTTGGCTCGGCGCGGATCATCCTGCAGTTCGACCTGAACCGCGACATCGACGGTGCTGCCCGGGACGTTCAGGCCGCGATCAACGCCGCCCGCAGCAACCTGCCCAGCGACCTGTCCGGCAACCCGACGTACCGCAAGGTCAACCCGGCCGACTCGCCAATCTTGATCATCAGCCTGACCTCCGACAGCGCCACGCCGGGGCAGATGTATGACGTGGCTTCGACCCTGCTGGAGCAGCGGCTGTTGCAGACCACCGGCGTCGGTGACGTAACCGTGGGCGGCGGCGCGTTGCCGGCAGTGCGGGTGGAATTGAACCCCGACCGGCTCAACCAGTACGGCGTCAGCCTGGAGCAGGTGCGCCAGGTGATCAACGCGTCCAACGTCAACCTGCCCAAGGGCAACGTGGCCATCGGCGACCGCAACTACGGGATTGCCGCCAACGACCAGTTGCTCGATGAAAAGGACTACGGGCCGCTGGTGGTCAAGGCGCGCAACGGCGACCTGATCCATATCGCCGACCTCGGCTACGTGCGTGAAGACGTGCAGGACCTGCGCAACTTCGGCCTGTCCAACGGCAAGCCGGCGGTGTTGCTGGTGGTGTTCAAGCAGCCCGGCGCCAACGTGATCGAAACGGTGGACGCGGTGAAAGCCTCGCTGCCGTTTTTGCAAAGCTCGATACCGGCGACGATCAAGCTCGACCTGCTGATGGACCGCACCACCACCATTCGCGCTTCGTTGCACGACGTGGAAGTGACGTTGCTGGTGTCGATCCTGTTGGTGACGCTGGTGACGTTCGGCTTCTTCCGCGACTGGCGCAGCACCCTGGTGCCGGCGATCGTGGTGCCGCTATCGCTGCTGGGCACCTTTGGCGCCATGTACTTCCTCGGCTACAGCCTGAACAACTTGTCCCTCATGGCGCTGACCATTTCCACCGGCTTTGTGGTGGACGATGCGATCGTGGTGGTGGAAAACATCATGCGTCACCTGGAGCGCGGCAAGACCCGGGTGGAAGCCGCGCTGGCCGGCGCCCAGGAGGTGGGTTTCACGGTACTGACCATCAGCGTGTCCCTGGTGGCGGTGTTTATTCCGCTGCTGCTGATGGGCGGGATTGTCGGGCGGCTGTTCCGCGAGTTCTCGGTGTCGCTGTCGGTGGCCATCGTGATCTCGATGCTGATCTCCCTGACCGTTACGCCGATGCTTGCCAGCGTGCTGTTGCGCGCGCCGAAAGAAATTCACGCAGGCAACGAACACCCGGATTCGCGCTTTCACCGCTTCTACGATCGCACCCTGGGTTGGGTGATCGACCATACGGTGCTGATGGGCTTCGTCACGGTGCTGGTGATCGTGCTTGCCGGTGTGCTGTACGTGCTGGTGCCCAAGGGCTTCTTTCCCCAGGAAGACACCGGGCGCTTGCAGGGCAGCATCCAGGCCAACCAGAGCATTTCCTACGGGGCGATGCAGAAGGACTTCACCGAGATCAACCGCAAGGTGATGAAAAACCCGAATATCGAAACCGTCGCCGGGTTTGTCGGCGGTGGTGGAGGCGGCGGCGGGGCGGTCAACAGTGCGCAGATGTTTGTATTGCTCAAGCCCCTGGGCGAGCGCAAGGACAATGCCACCGACATCATCGGGCAGATTCGCCGCAGCCTCGGCGCCATGCCCGGCACCAAGCTGTATTTGCAGTCGGCCCAGGACATCACCGTGGGTGGCCGGCAAAGTGGCGCGCAGTACCAGTACACCCTGACCGCCGATGACCAGGAGTCCCTGGATGAATGGGTGCCCAAGGTGGTGGCGGTGCTGCGTAAGTTACCGCAACTCACCGACCTCAATACCGACCAGCAAGACAACAGCCTGCTGGCCAATGTGCAGATCAACCGCGACACGGCGGCACGCCTTGGGGTGAGTGTCTCGGCGGTCGACCAGACGCTGTACGACGCCTTTGGCCAGCGCCAGGTCGCCACCCTGTATCGCGCGGCCAACCAGTACCACGTGGTGATGGAAATCGCCCCGGAATACTGGACCGACCCTTCGGCGCTCAAAGGCATTTATGTGCCGACGGGCACCCAGGCCACGACCACCAAAGGCACTACGGCGGCGCCCAGCCTGACTACCGAGCAGACCCTGGTGCCGCTGTCGGCGCTGGCGGATAACACCGTGGCGCGCACGGCGATCTCCATCAGCCACCAGGGCACGTTCCCGGCGGTGACGGTCTCGTTCAACCTGGCGCCCGGCACATCCATCGGCCAGGCGACTGCGCTGGTGGACGATGCGGTGAAGCAACTGCGCATGCCCGCCAGTGTGGTGGGCCAGTTTGCCGGTACGGCCCAGGTGTTCCAGTCGTCGGTGGCCAGCGAGCCGTTGCTGATCGTGGCCGCGTTGCTGTCGGTGTATATCGTGCTGGGCATCCTCTACGAAAACCTGATGCACCCGCTGACCATTCTCTCGACCTTGCCCTCGGCCGGTGTCGGTGCGTTGATCGCCTTGCTGCTGACCGGCACCGAGCTGTCGATCATTGCGCTGGTGGGGGTGATTCTGTTGATTGGTATCGTGAAGAAGAACGCGATCATGATGATCGACTTCGCGATCACCGAGCGGCGGGAGTTCGGCCTCACGGCCAAGGAAGCTATTCGCCGGGCGTGCCTGATCCGTTTCCGGCCGATCATGATGACCACCCTGGCGGCGATCCTTGGCGCGCTGCCGCTGGTGCTGGGCACCGGCTACGGTTCGGAACTGCGCCGGCCGTTGGGGATTTCGATTATTGGTGGCCTGCTGTTCAGCCAGGTGCTGACGCTGTACACCACCCCGGTGATCTACCTGTGGCTCGACCGGGCGTCACAGCGCCTGGGTCGGCGTAAGGAAGCAAGGTTATGA
- a CDS encoding efflux RND transporter permease subunit: MNISRPFIERPVATTLMMVAVLLLGMLGYHLLSVSALPEVDYPTIQVFTQYPGASPDVVSSSITAPLERQLGEMPGLKSMNSTSSDGASVVTLQFDLSLSLDVAEQEVQAAINAAGTFLPANLPYPPVYSKVNPADAPVLTLSLTSDVLPLTKVEDLADTRLAQKISQITGVGLVTISGGQRPAVRVEANTSALNSLGLSIDDLRSSLGTANVNQAKGNIDGKFQAYSIGANDQLQSAEEYRDLVIAYKNGAPIRLSQIASSTQGPENPRQAAWTNSTPSIVLNIQRQPGANVIEVVDRVQQLLPKLRASLPGTLKVAVLTDRTQTIRASVTDVQYELAMAIALVVIVIFAFLRNVPATIIPAVTIPLTLVGTLAVAYALGFSLNNLTLMALTIAIGFVVDDAIVMIENITRYIEAGDSPLEAALKGSEQIGFTIISLSIALIAVMIPLLFMGDVVGRLFREFAMTVALTIVISAFISLTLTPMMCARMLKNKHEERRADFFDRINTHYVRGLDWVLAHRTLTLISVVLTAALTLVTLVIMPKGFFPDQDTGLIQGISQAAPTVSFQQMQTEQQRLAARILKDPAVQSLSSFVGIDQTNPTINQGNLLINLKPRGERDSATEVIRRLSDANADDAGIRLYLHSVQDLTLDATVSTTSYRLGLQATDPDELEQWTTRLLTAIKQDPMFTDVQSQAMQFGNQIQLTFDRATASRLGITPQAIDDVLYDAFGQRQVSTIYTQLNQYHVVIATDHPPRNLSDLLTGLYVDIPGGGVAPLSSMATMQVVRAPVTINRLGQFPYADVSFNLAPGQTLGAAVTRLKDIEAKVGLPLSVQANLEGAAATFEQSLSNQVFLVVAAIVVVYLMLGILYESFVHPVTILSTLLSAALGALLALLVTGTQFDIIGLIGIVLLIGIVMKNGIMMVDFALELLREGGLSPVAAIRQAAELRFRPILMTSMASLFGAVPLALGTGIGSELRHPLGIAIIGGLLLSQLLTLFSTPVIFLAMHGLGQRFSRRPAEAV, encoded by the coding sequence ATGAACATTTCGCGGCCCTTTATCGAACGTCCCGTCGCCACTACCTTGATGATGGTCGCGGTGCTGTTGCTGGGGATGCTGGGGTATCACTTGCTGTCGGTGTCGGCATTGCCCGAAGTCGATTACCCGACCATCCAGGTCTTCACCCAATACCCCGGCGCCAGCCCGGACGTGGTCAGTTCTTCCATCACCGCACCGCTGGAGCGCCAGCTCGGCGAGATGCCGGGCCTTAAATCCATGAACTCCACCAGCTCCGACGGCGCTTCGGTTGTGACCCTGCAATTCGACCTGTCGCTGTCCCTGGACGTCGCCGAACAGGAAGTACAGGCCGCGATCAACGCTGCCGGGACCTTTCTGCCGGCCAACCTGCCGTACCCGCCGGTGTACAGCAAGGTCAACCCGGCGGATGCGCCGGTGCTGACCCTGTCCCTGACCTCCGACGTGTTGCCGCTGACCAAGGTCGAAGACCTGGCGGACACACGCCTGGCGCAGAAAATCTCGCAGATCACCGGCGTCGGCCTGGTGACCATCAGCGGCGGCCAGCGCCCGGCGGTACGGGTCGAGGCGAACACTTCGGCGCTCAATAGCCTGGGGCTGTCCATCGATGACCTGCGCAGCTCCCTCGGCACGGCCAACGTCAATCAGGCCAAGGGCAATATCGATGGCAAGTTCCAGGCCTATTCCATTGGTGCCAACGACCAGCTGCAATCGGCCGAGGAATACCGCGACCTGGTAATCGCCTATAAAAACGGCGCGCCGATTCGCCTGTCGCAGATCGCCAGTTCCACCCAGGGCCCAGAGAACCCGCGCCAGGCCGCGTGGACCAACAGCACGCCGTCGATTGTGCTGAATATCCAGCGCCAGCCCGGCGCCAACGTGATTGAAGTGGTTGACCGCGTGCAGCAATTGCTGCCCAAGCTGCGGGCGAGTTTGCCGGGTACCTTGAAGGTCGCTGTGCTGACCGACCGCACCCAAACCATCCGCGCCTCGGTCACCGATGTGCAGTACGAACTGGCCATGGCCATCGCGCTGGTAGTGATCGTGATTTTCGCGTTCCTGCGCAACGTGCCGGCCACGATCATTCCTGCCGTCACCATTCCGCTGACGCTGGTGGGCACCCTGGCGGTGGCCTATGCGTTGGGCTTCTCGCTGAACAACCTGACGCTGATGGCACTGACGATTGCCATCGGGTTTGTGGTGGATGACGCCATCGTGATGATCGAAAACATCACGCGCTATATCGAGGCCGGCGACTCACCGCTGGAGGCTGCACTCAAGGGTTCGGAGCAAATCGGGTTCACGATTATTTCGCTGTCGATTGCGCTGATCGCAGTGATGATCCCGCTGCTGTTCATGGGCGATGTGGTCGGCCGCTTGTTCCGCGAATTCGCCATGACCGTGGCCCTGACCATCGTGATCTCGGCGTTCATCTCCCTGACCCTGACGCCGATGATGTGCGCGCGGATGCTCAAGAATAAGCACGAAGAACGCCGTGCGGATTTCTTCGACCGCATCAACACCCACTACGTGCGCGGCCTGGACTGGGTATTGGCGCACCGCACGCTCACGCTGATTTCGGTGGTGCTCACTGCCGCGTTGACCCTGGTGACCCTGGTGATCATGCCTAAGGGCTTTTTCCCGGACCAGGACACCGGCCTGATCCAGGGCATTTCCCAGGCGGCGCCGACGGTTTCGTTCCAGCAGATGCAGACCGAACAACAGCGCCTCGCCGCCCGGATCCTCAAGGACCCGGCGGTGCAAAGCCTGTCGTCGTTTGTCGGGATCGACCAGACCAACCCAACCATCAACCAGGGCAACCTGTTGATCAACCTCAAGCCCCGGGGCGAGCGTGACAGCGCCACCGAAGTGATCCGCCGGCTCTCCGATGCCAACGCCGACGACGCCGGCATCCGCCTGTACCTGCACTCGGTGCAGGACCTGACCCTCGACGCGACGGTGTCCACCACCAGCTACCGCCTGGGCCTGCAAGCCACCGACCCGGACGAACTGGAACAGTGGACCACCAGGCTGCTGACGGCGATCAAGCAAGACCCGATGTTCACCGACGTGCAAAGCCAGGCGATGCAGTTCGGCAACCAGATCCAGCTGACGTTTGACCGCGCCACCGCCTCACGCCTGGGCATCACGCCACAGGCCATCGACGATGTGCTGTACGACGCCTTCGGCCAGCGCCAGGTCTCGACGATTTATACCCAGCTCAACCAGTACCACGTGGTGATCGCCACCGATCATCCGCCGCGCAACTTGTCGGACTTGCTCACGGGGTTGTACGTGGATATTCCCGGTGGCGGTGTCGCGCCGCTGTCGAGCATGGCCACCATGCAGGTGGTACGTGCCCCCGTGACCATCAACCGGCTGGGCCAGTTTCCGTATGCCGACGTATCCTTCAACCTCGCCCCCGGCCAGACCCTTGGCGCGGCCGTTACGCGGCTCAAGGACATCGAGGCCAAGGTCGGTCTGCCGCTGTCGGTGCAGGCCAACCTTGAAGGCGCGGCGGCGACGTTCGAGCAGTCGCTGTCGAACCAGGTGTTCCTGGTGGTGGCGGCGATTGTGGTGGTGTACCTGATGCTGGGGATTCTGTACGAGAGCTTCGTGCACCCGGTGACGATCCTTTCGACGCTGCTCTCGGCGGCGCTCGGGGCCTTGCTGGCGCTGCTGGTGACCGGTACACAGTTCGACATTATCGGCCTGATCGGCATTGTGCTGCTGATCGGCATCGTGATGAAAAACGGCATCATGATGGTCGACTTCGCCCTGGAACTCTTGCGTGAGGGTGGCTTGAGCCCTGTGGCGGCGATCCGTCAGGCGGCGGAGTTGCGGTTCCGGCCGATCCTGATGACCAGCATGGCCTCGCTGTTCGGCGCGGTGCCGCTGGCGCTGGGCACGGGGATCGGCTCGGAGCTGCGCCATCCGCTGGGTATCGCGATTATCGGCGGGCTGTTGCTCAGCCAGTTGCTGACGCTGTTTTCCACGCCGGTGATCTTCCTCGCCATGCACGGCCTGGGGCAGCGTTTCAGCCGCCGCCCGGCTGAAGCGGTCTGA
- a CDS encoding efflux RND transporter periplasmic adaptor subunit, whose product MEKSRRRTFAWVVGTLLLVAVLIALGLHFFAGGHKGRPPATGEPVAVVPVVLQDVPVYIDALGTVTPTRSVTVVTQVDGILSSVAFKEGQHVTKGQVIARIDDRALKAQLAVAKGTLAHDQAVLSNAQRDLVRYRELVKAGSTSQQTVDTQASLVQQQLGTVAADQGNVQNLEVQVGYCTITSPVDGVVGLRLVDPGNYVTTTSTTGIVVITQMNPATVVFAVPEDDLGAINQALGRGAVTVLAYDRNKKALLATGSLLALDNQVDTTTGTIKVKAQFDDSGNALFPNQFVNARLKADTLTQVAVVPTRAIQHGSKGDFVFVVNGDKASLRNIKTGPSMGDISAVLESGVKPGEQVITEGADKLDDGSAVKVVAQ is encoded by the coding sequence GTGGAGAAAAGCAGACGACGTACGTTCGCCTGGGTAGTTGGCACGTTGTTACTGGTAGCGGTGTTGATTGCCCTGGGTTTGCACTTCTTTGCAGGTGGGCACAAAGGCAGGCCGCCCGCCACCGGCGAACCGGTGGCCGTGGTGCCGGTGGTGTTGCAGGACGTACCGGTGTACATCGATGCCCTCGGCACCGTCACCCCGACCCGCAGTGTGACGGTGGTCACCCAGGTCGATGGCATCCTCAGCAGCGTGGCGTTCAAGGAAGGCCAGCACGTCACCAAGGGCCAGGTGATTGCGCGAATCGATGACCGTGCCCTCAAGGCCCAGTTGGCCGTGGCCAAGGGCACCCTGGCCCACGACCAGGCGGTATTGAGCAATGCCCAGCGCGATCTGGTGCGCTACCGCGAACTGGTCAAGGCCGGCTCCACCAGCCAGCAAACCGTCGATACCCAGGCCTCGCTGGTCCAGCAACAACTGGGCACCGTGGCCGCCGACCAGGGCAATGTGCAGAACCTTGAAGTGCAGGTCGGCTACTGCACCATCACCTCGCCCGTCGACGGCGTGGTGGGCCTGCGCCTGGTAGACCCGGGCAACTATGTCACTACCACCAGCACCACCGGCATTGTGGTGATCACCCAAATGAACCCGGCCACGGTGGTGTTTGCGGTGCCCGAGGATGACTTGGGCGCAATCAATCAAGCCCTGGGCCGTGGCGCCGTGACGGTGCTGGCCTACGACCGCAATAAAAAAGCCTTGCTGGCCACCGGCAGCCTGTTGGCCCTGGACAACCAGGTGGACACCACCACCGGCACCATCAAGGTCAAGGCGCAGTTCGACGATTCGGGCAATGCGCTGTTCCCCAACCAGTTCGTCAATGCGCGCCTGAAAGCCGACACCCTGACCCAGGTTGCCGTGGTGCCCACCCGGGCGATCCAGCATGGCAGCAAGGGTGATTTCGTGTTCGTGGTGAACGGCGACAAGGCCAGCCTGCGCAACATCAAGACCGGCCCGTCCATGGGCGACATCTCGGCGGTGCTCGAAAGCGGGGTCAAACCCGGCGAACAGGTGATCACCGAAGGCGCCGACAAGCTGGATGACGGTTCGGCCGTGAAGGTCGTCGCCCAGTGA
- a CDS encoding TetR/AcrR family transcriptional regulator has protein sequence MSTIRERNKELILRAASEEFADKGFAATKTSDIAAKAGLPKPNVYYYFKSKDNLYREVLESIIEPILAASTPFNPEGDPSAVLSGYIRSKICISRDLPFASKVFASEIMHGAPHLSPEQVDQLNAQAKHNIDCIQSWVDRGLIAPIDPHHLMFSIWAATQTYADFDWQISAVTGKAKLDEADYEAAAQTIIRLVLKGCEPD, from the coding sequence ATGAGCACCATTCGCGAGCGCAACAAAGAACTGATCCTGCGGGCTGCCAGTGAGGAGTTTGCCGACAAGGGCTTCGCCGCGACCAAAACCAGCGACATCGCCGCCAAGGCCGGGCTTCCCAAGCCCAACGTCTACTACTACTTCAAGTCCAAGGACAACCTCTACCGCGAGGTGCTCGAAAGCATTATCGAGCCGATCCTGGCCGCCTCCACGCCGTTCAATCCCGAGGGCGACCCTTCGGCCGTGCTGAGCGGCTACATCCGCTCGAAAATCTGCATCTCCCGGGATTTGCCGTTTGCCTCGAAAGTGTTCGCCAGCGAAATCATGCACGGCGCCCCGCATTTGAGCCCGGAGCAGGTGGACCAGCTGAATGCCCAGGCCAAACACAACATCGACTGCATCCAGAGCTGGGTGGACCGGGGGCTGATTGCGCCGATTGACCCGCATCATCTGATGTTCAGCATCTGGGCGGCGACGCAGACCTACGCGGATTTTGACTGGCAGATTTCAGCGGTGACCGGGAAAGCCAAGCTGGATGAAGCGGATTATGAGGCGGCGGCGCAGACGATTATCCGGTTGGTGCTTAAAGGGTGTGAGCCGGACTGA
- a CDS encoding REP-associated tyrosine transposase has translation MPDLPASCRLRTGRYNESNRIYLLTSNTLHREPIFSDFKLGRLVVQQFRIAQNQRLATSLAWVVMPDHFHWLISLENGSLADLMRQVKSKSTRIVNAVAGRQGRLWQPGFHDHAVRREESLEGIARYIVANPLRAGLVKKYGDYPLWDAIWL, from the coding sequence ATGCCTGATCTACCCGCATCATGTCGTCTGCGCACAGGGCGCTATAACGAATCCAACCGCATTTATCTTCTGACCAGCAACACACTGCATCGCGAGCCCATATTCAGCGACTTCAAGCTGGGCAGACTGGTGGTACAGCAGTTCAGAATTGCCCAAAACCAACGTCTGGCAACCTCATTGGCCTGGGTGGTAATGCCTGATCATTTCCACTGGTTGATTTCACTGGAAAACGGTTCTCTGGCTGACCTGATGCGCCAGGTCAAATCCAAAAGTACTCGAATCGTAAATGCTGTTGCCGGGCGTCAAGGGCGCCTTTGGCAACCGGGCTTCCATGACCATGCCGTGCGGCGTGAAGAAAGCCTTGAGGGCATCGCCCGGTACATCGTGGCCAACCCCCTGAGAGCGGGTCTCGTGAAGAAATATGGCGACTACCCTCTGTGGGATGCGATCTGGCTTTGA
- a CDS encoding GlcG/HbpS family heme-binding protein encodes MSALTLKVAVNLASHAIAAGRTISAAPLTVAVLDSGGHLITLQREDGASLLRPQIAIGKAWGAIALGKGSRLLALDAQQRPAFIAALNSLGQGSVVPAPGGVLIRDQEGVVLGAIGISGDTSDIDEQCAISAIEGQGLWADAGVTA; translated from the coding sequence ATGAGCGCTTTAACCTTGAAAGTCGCAGTCAACCTGGCCAGCCACGCCATCGCGGCAGGCCGCACCATTTCGGCAGCGCCGCTGACCGTTGCGGTACTCGACAGCGGCGGGCATTTGATTACGTTGCAGCGCGAAGATGGCGCGAGCCTGCTGCGCCCGCAGATCGCGATCGGCAAGGCCTGGGGCGCAATTGCCCTGGGCAAGGGCTCGCGCTTGCTGGCGCTGGATGCGCAGCAGCGGCCGGCGTTTATTGCGGCGTTGAACAGCCTGGGGCAAGGCAGCGTGGTGCCGGCGCCGGGCGGGGTGTTGATTCGGGATCAGGAGGGTGTGGTGCTGGGCGCGATCGGGATCAGCGGGGATACGTCGGATATTGATGAACAGTGTGCGATCAGTGCGATCGAGGGGCAGGGGTTATGGGCGGATGCGGGGGTTACTGCTTGA
- the gcl gene encoding glyoxylate carboligase, producing the protein MSKMRAIEAAVLVMRREGVDTAFGIPGAAINPLYSALQKVGGIDHVLARHVEGASHMAEGYTRTKAGNIGVCIGTSGPAGTDMVTGLYSASADSIPILCITGQAPRARMHKEDFQAVDITSIVKPVTKWATTVLEPGQVPYAFQKAFYEMRSGRPGPVLIDLPFDVQMAEIEFDIDAYQPLPLAKPLATRIQVEKALALLDQAERPLLVSGGGVINADASELLVEFAELTGIPVIPTLMGWGTIPDDHPQMVGMVGLQTSHRYGNATMLKSDVVLGIGNRWANRHTGSVEVYTEGRKFIHVDIEPTQIGRVFTPDLGIVSDAGSALTLFIEVAREWKAAGKLKDRSAWLHDCQQRKATLHRKTHFDNVPVKPQRVYEEMNQVFGKDTCYVSTIGLSQIAGAQFLHVYKPRHWINCGQAGPLGWTIPAALGVVKADPTRKVVALSGDYDFQFMIEELAVGAQFKLPYIHVVVNNSYLGLIRQAQRGFEMDYCVQLSFDNLNAPELNGYGVDHVAVAEGLGCKALRVFEPGQIQPALRKAQEMIEEFKVPVIVEIILERVTNISMGTEINAVNEFEDLALVGNDAPTAISLLD; encoded by the coding sequence ATGAGCAAAATGAGAGCAATCGAAGCCGCTGTCCTGGTGATGCGCCGTGAAGGGGTCGACACCGCCTTCGGTATCCCGGGCGCCGCGATCAACCCGCTGTATTCGGCCTTGCAGAAGGTCGGTGGCATCGATCACGTCCTTGCTCGCCACGTTGAAGGCGCCTCGCACATGGCTGAGGGCTACACCCGCACCAAGGCCGGCAACATCGGCGTGTGCATCGGCACTTCGGGCCCGGCGGGCACCGACATGGTCACCGGCCTGTACAGCGCCTCGGCCGACTCGATCCCGATCCTGTGCATCACCGGCCAGGCGCCGCGGGCACGGATGCACAAGGAAGACTTCCAGGCCGTCGACATCACCAGCATCGTCAAGCCGGTGACCAAGTGGGCGACCACCGTCCTGGAACCCGGCCAGGTGCCGTATGCCTTCCAGAAAGCCTTCTATGAAATGCGCTCCGGCCGCCCGGGTCCGGTGCTGATCGACCTGCCGTTCGACGTACAAATGGCCGAGATCGAATTCGACATCGACGCCTACCAGCCGCTGCCCCTGGCCAAGCCACTGGCCACCCGCATCCAGGTGGAAAAAGCCCTGGCCCTGCTGGACCAGGCCGAACGCCCCTTGCTGGTGAGCGGTGGCGGCGTGATCAACGCCGACGCCAGCGAGCTGCTGGTGGAGTTCGCCGAGCTGACCGGCATCCCGGTGATCCCGACCCTGATGGGCTGGGGCACGATCCCCGACGATCACCCGCAGATGGTGGGCATGGTCGGCCTGCAAACGTCCCACCGTTATGGCAACGCGACGATGTTGAAATCGGACGTGGTGCTGGGCATCGGTAACCGCTGGGCCAACCGCCACACCGGTTCGGTGGAGGTGTACACCGAGGGCCGCAAATTCATTCACGTGGACATCGAGCCGACGCAAATCGGCCGCGTGTTCACCCCGGACTTGGGCATCGTGTCCGACGCCGGTTCCGCCCTGACCCTGTTCATAGAAGTAGCCCGCGAGTGGAAAGCCGCCGGCAAGCTCAAGGACCGCAGCGCCTGGCTCCACGATTGCCAGCAGCGCAAGGCCACCCTGCACCGCAAGACCCACTTCGACAACGTGCCGGTCAAGCCGCAGCGGGTGTACGAAGAGATGAACCAGGTATTCGGCAAAGACACCTGCTACGTCAGCACCATCGGCCTGTCGCAGATTGCCGGCGCACAGTTCCTGCACGTCTATAAGCCACGCCACTGGATCAACTGCGGCCAGGCCGGCCCGCTCGGCTGGACCATTCCGGCCGCGCTGGGTGTGGTCAAGGCTGATCCGACCCGCAAGGTTGTCGCGCTGTCGGGCGACTATGACTTCCAGTTCATGATCGAAGAGCTGGCCGTGGGCGCGCAGTTCAAGCTGCCGTACATCCACGTGGTGGTGAACAACTCTTACCTGGGGCTGATCCGCCAGGCCCAACGCGGTTTTGAAATGGACTACTGCGTGCAGCTGTCCTTCGACAACCTCAACGCGCCGGAACTCAACGGTTATGGCGTCGACCACGTGGCCGTCGCCGAAGGCCTGGGTTGCAAGGCCCTGCGCGTGTTCGAGCCGGGTCAGATCCAGCCTGCGTTGCGCAAGGCTCAGGAGATGATCGAAGAGTTCAAGGTGCCGGTGATCGTTGAAATCATTCTGGAGCGGGTGACCAATATTTCCATGGGCACCGAGATCAACGCCGTCAACGAATTCGAAGATCTGGCACTGGTGGGCAACGACGCGCCGACCGCCATTTCACTGCTCGATTAA